The following is a genomic window from Rutidosis leptorrhynchoides isolate AG116_Rl617_1_P2 chromosome 8, CSIRO_AGI_Rlap_v1, whole genome shotgun sequence.
taaatatctataAAGAGGTAAAATAGACATACATACATGAAAAATCTGTCTAAAGCCATAGGCATATGGGCCCATATACAAGGatataaatacacatatgtacTTAAAAAGTCATGTGTATATGTAATTTTTGTCCCCTGTTTATGGTTGAATTCTTAGATTTTTGGAGAAGATATGTACATGTAGTCCCATCATAACCTAGTTTTATACAATGCAGGTGGTTGTAAGTGATGGTGACCTATCAACTTTAGCCAATTTGAAAGTTAATTTGGAGCTTAATCACACAAGTAGCCGATTTGGTTCGAGTGAAAGCATTGTCGAGGATCCATGCAAGGTAAGTTGTGTTCGTGATGTATATTTATCTAATTTTCATTGTAGCACACTACCATGACTAAGACATTGTACTGCAAGAACTTAAAATTCCCAGTTTATCTGTAGTTAATCTGTGGCTATTTGGTGAAGAACTTGTATTCATGCGATTTCCCTCCCAAATTCTATTGCCTCTTAGGATTATTTTGTATAACTTCTTGCAATACCAGATATTAGTCACGTCGTTTTGTCTTGATTCCCACTTTTCAATTTTCAACATGGTTTGAACTGCGTATTGGCAACGTAAAATGGAGTATGTAATATAATTTGTAATATAGCTGAAGTCTTTGGAGTATGTAGCGTTTCTTTTGAAACACTTTCTTTTTTTTTTGCTGCTGCTTGCGATATAGCTGAAGTCATATAGCTTTTGAACAGTTTCAGTTGGGAACTTTGGATTGAGATGATACACTTTTTTTCCAAAGACTTGAAAGTTCTACAGAGTAATAAACTGAGTGCATCATGTATGATTACAAATATAATATATTTCACTAAAGCCTTAAGCTTTCAAGAATAAGTTATTTATATAGGTGTTAGCATTAAAATGGGCATTAGGCCACTTTCCGCAGTTTGAATTGTTTCTTCATGAACTACTTTTAGTTAATGGCTAcagctaaaaaaaaaaattatttcaggcaggatttaaaacccatggaaatttgattttaccattttcatggcttctcaattttatttttaattctattttatttataaaaaaaaaaaattcctactttttggccggaggtccactcggaagcaatctctctatccgtcgaatagagagagggatgactttctctacttttgagagtgtttttactctgggtggagaaatgacttgtctacatctcacctccccatacaccactcatgtggtatacTCATGTGGTAtttggttttgttgttgttgttgtagctaAAATGTAAACCTGATCAACCTGTTGACAAGTAATAGGACAAAAATTGTCACATCTATTTAAAGGCAACGGAAGATACATCTTGTATCTGCGTTTACATCTTGTAATATATGAGTCATATGAAGGTTGCAGAACTCGCCGAGTATTCGGTTAGAGGTTTGGGCTGAGTACTCGGTCAACCCTCAGTCAACGGGGAGTTCACCGGATTACTCGACCAAAACTCAGGATTGTTTGTAAAATTGGTCAAAAATAGGACAAAATAAGTCAAAGTCAAACATGGTAACATCCGATTACTCCCTGAGTACTCCCTTGCTGTTTAATCTCTAAAAAGTTCCAACTGAGTCCCTTTTTTGCATCCTTGCTGTCCATGTATATCTGACTTGAAATTTGACTTCAGGTTGAATGCTTACATCTACCATGGGAATCTGCACTTGAAAGCGATCTTCAAGACCTGAGGCCAGATATAGTGTAAGCTTTCATATATACATTTCTACCGATCCATCAACTCTTTTTTTTCTATCTATTTTCCATAAATTcagtacatacatacacacacaggtTGGGTGCTGATGTCATCTATGATCCACAATGCATTCCACACTTAGTTCGTGTCATTGCAACTCTTTTAACGAAAACAAATTCTAACTCCCGTCCTAAAGATTCATCCATGGGGTCCACGGTGTCCGATGATCATGTGAATAATGATATCCATAACAACTGCTACGAGGAGTTTGTTCGTGTATCAATGACACAACCTGTTGCATATATTGCTTCTGTGGTTAGGAATATCGACACTTATAATCATTTCCTTATGACTGCACAACAGGCAAGCCTTAGAATTGTGGACATCACTCAAAATGTTAAGATGATTAATTTTCTTTCTTACATGCTATCTTACCCGAGATCCTCTGTAAAACTTCTTGGGATTTATCACTCTTTTTGTTAGACCAATAAGTTTAAGTCGATAGAACGAGGTTATGTGCACACTTTAATATCCCTTTAGATGAGCTGGTTCAGAATAGGAAGTCGCTTTTCTAGCATCCGAGTTCATTTTTATGCTCTCAATTCAGATCTGACACTATATAATGTAATGAAATTTTATCCATGGTATTGATAATTTCTTTTTACGTTCAGATTTTAGCAGTAACTTGTGTGCAAGCTTTTTCTTAGCATGAAAGAAACCTAGAAAGCTGTATTTGAATGGTACATGGTTTTGATATTTGCCAAATTTAAGGGCTGGGTGTTTCTCTAATTCTCGAAATTTGGAATCAGTCAAAGAAATTAAATGTTTGCAAGGTGTAGATCAGCAGGAATACTTGTATCCCGTGTTTCTTCTGAGAACCCACCAAAATCACATCGTAAGAGTCAGATGCCATTGAAATAACATGACCGAATAACCCTCGTGTAACAGGCAGGAGTACACCTCAGTTTGTCAGGGTTTGTAAATCATCTTTTTCCAAAAGTGATACTTGAACCTACACCCATTTTGGGAACAGCTTCCTCATTGTGAGTCTTAGCTTCTAAGGCAACGGCTATCACTGAGCTGAGCTATCAGCTCGTTGGTAAAAAATTGAAAGTTAATATAACCTAAAACCCAGGGAGGACATCTAATTGGGTTATGTTGCTACTCACAGTAGCTTTTTGACTTGTGCCTGGCTTTTTGCTAAACATGTATGCCGGCTTACCTACGATTGAATTTGATGAACTCTAGTTCTAGCCAACAGACCCCATTCCATTTGCAAAACTTATAACATCCTCATAACTGCTATACTGtgactcttcttcttcttcttcttccatacTACCATCACTTCCTTCTGCTGAGTCGTTACTTTTCTCAGCATCTACTTTGTAAGCTACTAGTGCCTTTGATCATTATTTTTTTCACTCAATGACAAGACCCGCTTAACCTGTATTAGAAGTTTTAGATAGACGTGGAGCTGACTTCCAATTTTCTCCTAGATTTAACTCTAATTTAGCTTTTGCTTTCTCATGATTTCATAGAATTGCATAACTTCAGTTTAGCTTTTGCTTTCTTATCCTAAAGGTGTCTAGTTTTGGAGACATGTTGTATGTCACTTGAGATTACAAAATTGAAGACCCACTACCCCTTCGGATGGTCTCCAAAGTGTAGTCACAAAGTTAATTCAACAGTTATATTATAGAGATATGGCTGACACTGACAGTTTACGTTGTCGTGGATGTAATTGATAGAAAGAGAGATCAAGAGAAGTGTTTCTTTTATTTATAATGACGAGGCTTAAATCTACTACTCCGTCTAAGGTTAGCACGGGGAAGTACGACGAGGGTTGTTCTTAAGTCCGTCCAGCTAGCTAGGTTCTAATTAAATATAACGTAGCTAGGTTCACAATTTATTCTTTGGTGAGTGGTTTAATAATAATGTACTCGTAGCTAGGTTCTAATTAAAGATAGTATCGTCACTGTGTCCAGGGTTAGATTGAGACTAACGTCCACGGGACAGAGAGTTTATTCCTAACAATTCCAATCCTTTATGAAGTAAACAAAGATTTCCCTAATATTGACCAAAAATCCCAAAAAATCTTTTGATGCGAGTTACATGTAGTCACTAAATATttcaaattttaaatataaatataaatataaacatgattGTTTAATTGATATATTATATTCCATTATTCTTTTTAGAGTTTTTCCAAATTAATAATCCGCTACTAAATATGTAAATGAAATTTGATCAACTTTACCAATCGTTTCTAGTTAAAATTTAAAATTGAAAGAAAATCTTAAATTTGTTAGTTAAGGGTAAGAATTTCATTGTGTAATTTAAGTAAGTAGTAATTATGATTATGTTTTTCGTTTTTTGTCTGAGACGAAAGCTAGGGGAGCGAATGGGATTAGATACCCGGTAGTCCTAGCCGTGAATGATAAAACAACTGTATTTGGTATTTGGACTGGCAGAATAAATTTATATTAGAGACAGGATGGCCAAATCAAGCCACTCCTGTAGGTACGTCTCTTTGTGGCAACAAATATTAGATTAGATTACATAATTAAACCCAATCATCGTAAGGAAAGGATGTCGAATCTAGCCACTCTTGTCCGGTAATAAGTTGTGACACTGTGAAATTAGAAGCTTCATAATAATCCATGAGGTGATAACCAGGCCATGTGACCCGACCATCCACCCTGGAACCAGGACCATCATTCCCATACTCACCGTAATATAAGGTGTCCAAACCTTGATCCCCAGACGACCAATGGATCCACCCTGCGGGGTCAATTAAGTCATCAATGTATGACTCTATGAATACGGTGCGGGAGTATGGCTTCCATGGCCTGCCAAGATAGCTTTTCACCagggtagtagtagtagtattacgaAGGTCCTCCGTAGCCAAAACAGAGCAATTCTGAAATGAAATCCCGGTTTGTTGGTCAGGAGAGTCCCTGGAGTGGGCGGAGATGACGGTGAACTGGCCAGGCATGGGCATTCGGGATATGATGTTACATCCCTGAAACACGACAGCTGCATTCCCAAATACGTAATCGATGGTTCCATAAATGTCACATTCTCTGTAAAATTGCCTGAAGGAGTGGACATACAAGGTGTCTTGATATCCACTTATAACACATCTGTAGACTGCTGCAAAGTCTGCATTAATACGAAGGGCGACAGCCTGGTGTTTTTCAGCTCCTGCTGTGTTATGGAACCCAATGTCACGTGCCAAAAATCTTTCTCCTGACACAGCTGATATTATTTAGCTAATTAGTCCATCATATCATAATATGAATTAATTAATAGGGCTAGCTAGTAGTAAAGTAGTAATTAAAAGCTCATATCAATCCTGAAAATGAGATTGATGCCTGCTATGAAACCACTGTGCATATGTATAATAAAGGGACCAAAGGGTCAGTGGCCTAGCGGTATCCTTAAAGTCATGAGTTCAAGTCCTGGGGTGgacatatattatttataaattcgTGTAAAAATTTTGTCGGTTATGTGCGTtttcctttcaaaaaaaaaaaacacgaatATGATAATTATATTGTTACCAACAGTGGCAGATCTGAAAGTAGTCCATCCATCGACCACGCTTCTATTACCAGTGATAATAGTCATACCACTTCCGTCTCCAAGGAGAACAATGTTGGGTTTGTAACTTGGAATCTCTACATTTTCTTGATACAACCCCTGTTTGATGTAGATGATGACTCGGTCAAGACTATTGTTTGGGGCAAAATTAATAGCATCAGTGATAGTGCTGAAGTTACCACTCCCGTCTGTGGCCACAGTAAATGTGTAGTAGTCGTCGttgtcatcatcatcaccatcaccattatcatcatcatcatcatcatcattatcatcatcatcatcatcatcgttattggaTATGTTAGTGTGAAGATTTGTCTTTGAGACGAGTGAAAGAGAATTGCTAACATGCTTGTAAGCAGCGATAATGGTGTCTACTAGGAGTGGTTTCAAAGGACCGGATGCAGACTCAAGACCTTCTAAACAAGTATTTTTGTTGGTCACAGCCGCTGACAGAAAGGTTTTGGTATCTGCTAATTTGTTGTTGAAAAAAGGTGAAGAAGTTGTTGCAGTGAGTGACTTCTTTAAGGAGGAAAGAGTTATTTGATGGAGTTCTTTGCAGTCTTGGATGGTTCCCTTATGTTTCTCAaggataccattattattattagtgtttgaAATCATATTTAATAGCTTTACACCTTCTGATATGGCAACCTTGAGAGATTGCTGGATGATGATAATATCTATATTGATactgatatttatggaaactgagaTCTTAAGTGACTCCTTGCAAACATCCGGGTATGGTGTTGACTTGCAGGCTGCTGATCTTGTTAGACAATTAGTGGAATTGATATGAGAAGTTAAAGATAGAGCCTGCTGATGTTTTAACAACAagcataataatataaataatatgtgGAATGGAAATGtgatcatttttttatttttttttggaaaaTTAGCTAGCTAGGCACGAACATGTAACTGTCTGTGTGTGTCTTTCCATCAGTTAAATACCATATCATCAATTTAATTAAGCATTTCAAGGAACATTGGGCATACACGACAATACAATTATCAAACCAGTAAGTGTGCGTATTCATTGGATTATTAGGACAAAGGGTCACATGTGACTGCCTTCAACTTGTGATTCTTTTCACTTATTTATGTATAATTTATATTGAGACATGAAAAGCCAGTTTACAACTGGTATCTTTCTTCACGGGAGTAAACACCGACTGACCACATACGGTGTTTCTAAGTAGTCAAGtccattactatatatatatatatatatatatatatatatatatatatatatatatatatatatatatatatatatatatatatatggtcaggatcaatgggtaagtaaccaatcgggggaaacgaGGGGAagcaaaaattatttttttttcgttttttttgaaatttttttttccggcatcaagatcacacgaaaatatgaacatttagaagagacacttcgtgttgaatgttattatttaggcgagaaaacgatcgataaaaataacattcaagataatattgttcgtgaagaatatgaacgtttttttttcatgttttgtgaagtaaaatttagcccgatttagagtttagggtttagggtttggtgttttgggtttattccataaacccaaaataccaaaccctaaaccctaaaccctaaactctaaaccgttcgtgttaaaaactatatctaaatcctaaatctaaaccctaaaccctaaatttctaaactctaatatctaaaccctataaaccctaatatctaaaccctaatatctaaaccccaatagctaaaacctcaaaatacactcgaaaaacacgataattgttatatattacttc
Proteins encoded in this region:
- the LOC139863991 gene encoding probable pectinesterase/pectinesterase inhibitor 12: MITFPFHILFILLCLLLKHQQALSLTSHINSTNCLTRSAACKSTPYPDVCKESLKISVSINISINIDIIIIQQSLKVAISEGVKLLNMISNTNNNNGILEKHKGTIQDCKELHQITLSSLKKSLTATTSSPFFNNKLADTKTFLSAAVTNKNTCLEGLESASGPLKPLLVDTIIAAYKHVSNSLSLVSKTNLHTNISNNDDDDDDDNDDDDDDDNGDGDDDDNDDYYTFTVATDGSGNFSTITDAINFAPNNSLDRVIIYIKQGLYQENVEIPSYKPNIVLLGDGSGMTIITGNRSVVDGWTTFRSATVAVSGERFLARDIGFHNTAGAEKHQAVALRINADFAAVYRCVISGYQDTLYVHSFRQFYRECDIYGTIDYVFGNAAVVFQGCNIISRMPMPGQFTVISAHSRDSPDQQTGISFQNCSVLATEDLRNTTTTTLVKSYLGRPWKPYSRTVFIESYIDDLIDPAGWIHWSSGDQGLDTLYYGEYGNDGPGSRVDGRVTWPGYHLMDYYEASNFTVSQLITGQEWLDSTSFPYDDWV